Proteins found in one Triticum urartu cultivar G1812 chromosome 4, Tu2.1, whole genome shotgun sequence genomic segment:
- the LOC125554210 gene encoding alkane hydroxylase MAH1-like, which translates to MDAVSWVRGFLGGNMEIMASLACFLFLFFRFRRWDGLPTSWPVIGVLPALCVNTGRMHDWLTELLHAAGMSYVMRRRWGLPVDVLVTADPANVAHVLSANFDNYPKGARYNTVFSVLGDGIFNADGESWSFQRRKAHALLSDAGFRAAVAANTAGKLDEGLVPLLDGLATSGTTVDLQDVFMRLTFDLTAMFVFGIDPGCLAADFPHVPFAAAIDDTEEVLVYRYVTPVPWVKLQSYLNIGHRQKMSKARRVLDASIAELVSLRRQRAANSTCEAGTDLLTSYMACQAEVGKVGAEFDRFLRDTTLNLVFAGRDTTSSALSWFFWLLSNHPDVEAKILAELLENPPASGAGHHRTTAELTRLVYLHAALSESLRLYPPLPFQYKSVAGPDTLPSGATVGPSSVVIIPFYSMGRMEAVWGKDCLEFRPERWLTAEGRFRHEPSHKFVAFNMRPRTCLGKDLAYAQMKAVVAAVVPRFQLEVAAGAAARPKPKLSPILHMKDGLEVRVHKR; encoded by the coding sequence ATGGATGCTGTGTCATGGGTTCGAGGCTTCCTTGGCGGGAACATGGAGATCATGGCATCTCTTGCTTGCTTCTTATTCTTGTTCTTCAGGTTCCGGCGGTGGGACGGGTTGCCGACGAGCTGGCCGGTGATCGGCGTATTGCCGGCGCTGTGCGTAAACACCGGGCGCATGCACGATTGGTTAACGGAGCTCCTGCACGCTGCCGGGATGTCGTACGTCATGAGGAGGCGGTGGGGCTTGCCGGTGGACGTCCTCGTCACGGCCGACCCGGCGAACGTGGCGCACGTTCTCTCTGCCAACTTCGATAACTACCCCAAAGGCGCAAGGTATAACACGGTGTTCAGCGTGCTCGGGGACGGCATCTTCAACGCCGACGGCGAGTCGTGGTCGTTCCAGCGGCGCAAGGCGCACGCGTTGCTGTCGGACGCGGGGTTccgcgctgccgtcgccgccaaTACCGCGGGCAAGCTCGACGAGGGGCTCGTGCCGCTCCTCGACGGCCTCGCCACGTCGGGCACAACGGTCGACCTGCAGGACGTGTTCATGCGCCTGACCTTTGACCTCACGGCGATGTTCGTGTTCGGCATCGACCCCGGCTGCCTCGCCGCCGATTTCCCGCACGTCCCCTTCGCTGCGGCCATTGACGACACCGAGGAGGTGCTGGTCTACCGGTACGTAACGCCCGTGCCGTGGGTAAAGCTGCAGAGCTACCTAAATATCGGCCACCGCCAGAAGATGTCCAAGGCTCGGCGGGTGCTCGACGCGTCTATCGCGGAGTTGGTCTCTCTCCGGCGACAACGCGCGGCCAACTCCACCTGCGAGGCCGGCACCGACCTGCTCACGTCGTACATGGCGTGTCAGGCCGAGGTAGGCAAGGTCGGTGCCGAGTTCGACCGGTTCTTGCGCGACACGACGCTTAACCTCGTGTTCGCCGGCCGCGACACGACGAGCTCCGCCCTTTCATGGTTTTTCTGGCTGCTCTCCAACCACCCCGACGTCGAGGCCAAGATCCTCGCCGAGCTGCTAGAGAACCCTCCGGCCTCCGGGGCCGGCCACCACCGCACGACCGCCGAGCTGACGCGCCTGGTCTACCTGCACGCGGCGCTCTCGGAGTCGCTCCGGCTGTACCCGCCCCTGCCGTTCCAGTACAAGTCGGTCGCGGGGCCGGACACGCTCCCAAGCGGCGCGACCGTGGGGCCGTCGTCGGTGGTGATCATACCCTTCTACTCGATGGGACGCATGGAGGCGGTGTGGGGCAAGGACTGCCTGGAGTTCCGGCCGGAGCGGTGGCTGACAGCGGAGGGGCGGTTCCGGCACGAGCCGTCGCACAAGTTCGTGGCGTTCAATATGCGGCCCCGGACGTGCCTTGGCAAGGACCTGGCCTACGCGCAGATGAAGGCCGTTGTCGCCGCCGTCGTGCCGCGGTTTCAGTTGGAGGTCGCTGCCGGCGCCGCGGCGAGGCCCAAGCCCAAGCTGTCCCCCATACTCCACATGAAGGACGGGCTCGAGGTGAGGGTCCACAAGAGATAA